The window AATTTCATGCGCGGGCGTACCTTCCTGAATCGCTACCTCATCCTCGACGAGGCACAGAACCTCACGCCCAAGCAGATGAAGACCCTGATCACGCGCGCCGGCCCCGGCAGCAAGATCGTCTGCCTGGGCAACCTGAATCAGATCGACACCCCCTACCTCACCGAAACCACCTCCGGCCTGACCAACGTGGTGGACCGCTTCCGTGTCTGGCCGCATTCGGGCCATGTGACCCTGGCGCGCGGCGAGCGCTCGCGGCTGGCGGATTTCGCCTCCACCCGCCTGTGAGCGCGGCACCGCGAACGCACCCGGGCGCGCGCTGTCCAAACGCAGAGACTCCCCGCAGGATTCACTTCGTGACCCCCGTCTCCCGCACCCGCTCCCGCATCGCGCTGCTGCTCGCCGGCTGCCTGGTCGTGAGCACGACGGCCCGAGCCGCCATCGACCTGCCCAGCATGGGTGAGCCGGCCGACCAGGCCCTGTCACCACTGGAAGAATCCAAGCTCGGCGCGAGCGTGATGCGACAGCTGCGCCGCGGGGGTTATGTCCTGGACGATCCGCAGCTGGCCGAATATTTGATGGCGACCGGGCGACGGTTGGCCGCTCATAGCGGCGCCAATCCGTCCGGATTCGAGTTTTTCTTCATCCGCGACAATCGCATCAACGCCTTTGCCCTGCCCGGCGGCTACATCGGCATCAACGCCGGTCTATTGCTGACCACGCAGAACGAGAGCGAGCTGGCCGGCGTACTGGCGCACGAAATTGCGCACGTGACCCAGCGCCACATTGCGCGCCAGATCGAGGCCACCCAGGCGCTCAACCTCGCCACCATGGCGGCGCTGCTGGTGGCGCTGATCGCCAGCGGGGGCAGCGGCGATTTGGCGCAGGCCGCGCTGACGCTCGGCATCTCCGGTATCCAGCAGCGCCAGATCAATTTCACCCGCTCGCACGAACTGGAGGCCGACCGCGTCGGCATACGCATCCTCGCCAACGCAGGCTACGACCCCAACGGCATGGCCAGCTTCTTCCAGCGCATGGAGGAGCAGACCCGGCTGTACGGCGATGCGTTGCCGGAAATCCTGCGCACCCATCCGGTCAATATCACCCGCATCACCGAGGCCCGCAGTCGCGCCGCCGGCTATGCGCCGGTGTCCCCGGCGGACGAGCGCGAATACAGACTCATGCAGGCACGGCTGCGCGTGCTCAGCAGCGCCCAGGTCACCGACGCGCTGGTGTACTTCCAGGGGCGCACGCAGGAGGGGGGCGGCATCGAGGCCGACCGTTATGGCCTGGGGCTGGCGCTACTGCGCGCCGGCCGGCCGGAGGCCGCCCGCGAGCTCTTCGAAGCCCTGCTGAAAGAGCAGCCGGACCAGCCGCATTTCCGCCTGGAGCTGGCGCGGGCGCAACTGGCCGGCCAGTCCCCCCGGCAGGCACTCGAAACACTCGAGCAGGCCCACACGCGTTTCCCGCGCAGCCTGCCGATCGCCGCCACCTACGCCGAGGCCCTGCTGCGCTTCAATCGCCCGGCCGATGCCCGCCGCGTGATCCTGGCGGCAGACGGCGCGCTGGGTGGGAGCCTGCCCGATATGCACCGTCTGCTGGCGGTTTCAGCCCAGGACCTGGGCTGGAAGGCGGAGGCCCTGTTCCGTATGGCCGAATACCATCACCTGCAGGGCGATTACAACGCCGCCATGAACCAGCTCGAGGCGGCCTTGCGCCTGCCCGACATCAACCCGAACGACAAGGCGCGCGTCAGTGCGCAGCTGGAAACCTACCGGCGCGAAGCCCCGACCGAGGCCGCCAACCCGCGCTGAGCCGCTCAGCGCAACCCGCGCACGCTGTCCTGAATCATGTCCTTGAGCGGCGCCGGCCGGTATTCCAGTTCCGTCATCGCCTTGCGGCTCTTGCAGTAGGTATGCGCCGACAGCAGCTCGATCATGTCGCGGGTCACATACGGCTTGCGCCCCAGCAACGGGAATATCAGCTCCTGCGTACGAGCATAGCCGCGCAGCAACCCGGTGGGCAGCGGCTTCGATAAGGTGGCGCGCCCGAGGGCCTCGCCGATCAGCTTCAGCAAACCGACGTAGGTCAGGTCCACCCCGCCGAGCAGGTAATTGTGGCCGATGCGTCCCTGGCTGGCCGCCCGCACATGCGCCTGCGCTACGGCGCGTACATGGCAGAAGGACCCGCCGCCGGGCGGCGCGCCGACAATACGCCGCTGCTGGACCAGCTGCACGATGCGACCCCATGCGGTCCGGTCGCCGGTACCGAGCATGTTGGCGGGATTCAGGATCACCACCTGCAGGCCCTGGCGCAGGCCGCGGCGCACCTCGCGCTCGGCATGGGCCATCGATCGGACCAGATTGATGCGGCAGCGCGACGCACGTGATGGCGTGTCTTCGGTAATGGTGCCGCTGTGCAGCCCGTAGGCGACGATGCTCGAGGTGTGG is drawn from Nevskiales bacterium and contains these coding sequences:
- a CDS encoding M48 family metalloprotease, whose protein sequence is MTPVSRTRSRIALLLAGCLVVSTTARAAIDLPSMGEPADQALSPLEESKLGASVMRQLRRGGYVLDDPQLAEYLMATGRRLAAHSGANPSGFEFFFIRDNRINAFALPGGYIGINAGLLLTTQNESELAGVLAHEIAHVTQRHIARQIEATQALNLATMAALLVALIASGGSGDLAQAALTLGISGIQQRQINFTRSHELEADRVGIRILANAGYDPNGMASFFQRMEEQTRLYGDALPEILRTHPVNITRITEARSRAAGYAPVSPADEREYRLMQARLRVLSSAQVTDALVYFQGRTQEGGGIEADRYGLGLALLRAGRPEAARELFEALLKEQPDQPHFRLELARAQLAGQSPRQALETLEQAHTRFPRSLPIAATYAEALLRFNRPADARRVILAADGALGGSLPDMHRLLAVSAQDLGWKAEALFRMAEYHHLQGDYNAAMNQLEAALRLPDINPNDKARVSAQLETYRREAPTEAANPR
- a CDS encoding NAD-dependent epimerase/dehydratase family protein, which codes for MAVAFVTGATGFLGRHLLGELRGAGWRVVALHRPGADVTGLDQPGIEWVGADLGAWKDLRDVIPAQTDAVFHAAYNTSLWHGDAEEQTRLNVFGTRNMVRAALDKRVRRFIHTSSIVAYGLHSGTITEDTPSRASRCRINLVRSMAHAEREVRRGLRQGLQVVILNPANMLGTGDRTAWGRIVQLVQQRRIVGAPPGGGSFCHVRAVAQAHVRAASQGRIGHNYLLGGVDLTYVGLLKLIGEALGRATLSKPLPTGLLRGYARTQELIFPLLGRKPYVTRDMIELLSAHTYCKSRKAMTELEYRPAPLKDMIQDSVRGLR